One Parasteatoda tepidariorum isolate YZ-2023 unplaced genomic scaffold, CAS_Ptep_4.0 HiC_scaffold_1263, whole genome shotgun sequence genomic window, GAACTCcgctttgctttatttttacagaagtttaaaaattgataacagATTCTAGTGGAGAAAAATACGCTCTTTAatactaaaaacataaaaaggaaTACCTGTGCTTTacagctttaatttatttttatttaaaaggaagaaCTGAAACTGTTGAAGAAAGCTTTTCAGTTGTCGTTGCCatctttaaaataactgtatatCAATAGAGTTAACTTTGTAaatggaagggaaaaaaagggggggtaATGCAATAGAAATTGTACTTTCCATAATACAAAGTTATTGTTTCGTCTCGAcctataaattcaatattttacttttgataaaataatgtttaaagatACAATTTTCATTGGCTAAAActcaattaaattgtaaatcagtggtttccaactggcttCCCGGAtttgatttgcatttttaattgtggcccctgGCTGCATTTAAGTTGGAAACCTCTGTTGTAAATTATCCCCAAggtaaatgattaatttaatagtaCTTTTTCGATAATTGTTTATCAACcaaaccttttatttattaacaactaATGGTTagcttaattgaaaaaattgctgtaataattattttacagtctGGGACTAAGTTGCATAACTGATTATAACTACGTGACACTATGTTTTCGCTGGCAGGCTTAAAGACCACCTATTCTGTATGAATTATTTGGTTTACTAAAGCCCGCAAATCAAATGTCTTAAGATTTGTCTAGGGGGAAAAAccgattattaattttatattagtattagTTTTGTTAGATAAAGtctagttcgttcaccaggagttgacaCTTGTTGCTCCATCATCTCCTCGGACGAAGAATTCATTTCAGAGCGGGAGTAAGAGGGAAAAACATCTTCACGCTTAAAATTGAGATAATCGTTAATGCACGCCAAACActaacagtgaattctttttaagtCACTTACTTCACTTTATCATCTGACCTTTTGTTACTCTatctaattaaatgtattttaaatttaaaaacggcTGTGTGCCcagcaaaatgttttaaaaaggacaaactattcactcaaaagggAGAAATATCATcagatttatgaaatatttaatgttataaaaatgtacataaagattgcgaaataaatatttttgtcatacgatcgccaaaATAACAACTTCTTTCAagattgttcacatccttctctcaaaaatagcgaaatagcaTCGTCGcgtaccacgtgatgaaggcggagccatgtcccaactcctggtgaacgaactatcaAGACAAAAATGCTGTATAGAGAGGCGAAATATGTACCGAGGGGCTTCACAGAAGGTAAAGCTTGACTATCCTTACCCCTAAAAACGGTACACGAAATATCAATGTTCAAGAACATTgtcactttttaaagaaatattacaaaaaagttCATATTTACCACGTCCAAAAAATTGTAGCAATCTCTAAACTGTCGCAAATAAAACTCTTCGAGATCAAAATCATCTCTGTCAATAGCAAGCGAAGATCTTCGTGCCAATAAACATTTCTCTATAATAGATTTTGAGGCACTGTTCAGTAGTAACAATCTAGTTGAAATTAGTGAAGCAGCATCAGACATTAAAGCTTCGATTTCTCTATTATGATCATCAGAATGCTTACCTTCCTCAAAAATTAGATTGGACACTATTGAATGCAGATAACAGATGGAATGCCGAATAGAGATTGTtccatcatttaaaatatttccctcaTAATGATCAAATAATCTAGCTTCAACCAATTTTAAAGCTCCTCGTGTATCTAAAATCCTAATAAGATTTAACTTATTTGCATTTCTAAAAAAGCATTCAACatcacttataaaatattttaagtattctttTGAACTCTGGATCTTGGGATTCAGGAAATTAACCGTATCAATACTAAAAAGAAGTGAAATGAGCTGCTGACGTGTCTCATTAGAGCTATTTCTAAGTGCTTTTAAGATCGTATCAATTAGAATATATTCAGGCTTATCTTTATGAATGACTTCTTTTAGCTCACAGATAATTGAATGAGCTTCTAACTCATCTTTGTTCAGGGAAAATTCTACGGGAGGGTGAAGAGAGATACAATTAGATTCTTGAGTGACTTCTTTAGCGTTTATGAGAATACCACAGAATTTTTGAGCTCTGTTGTTTTCCTTGATAACTTTTAAGGTCTTCTGAAACTTCTCCTTAAGTCGCATATCAGAAAAACATAcctatatagaataaaattactattaagaCCTGGTAATACTTGTCaatgaaaagtttaatgatattttttgccCTGAATTATCCGAGGAagatttattgcattaaaatagctgtaaaatttaaaccaaagtTACACCTTCAGAAAAAGTTGAGATTTGTGTAACGTTATTTTAAGTCcataaatgttcatttttcgttattatggtaattaaattatgaattacgaGAATGAACTCTTTCTTTATGCGCAATTATATTTGAAAGTGCAATTATATTAACTCCATTTATAAAACGCCATTACAATGTAGAAAGCGCCGTTACATTGAAGAAAACACTATAACACTAAATAGAGCCGTTActtcctacatcagaaagcctccacacggtttcttgcAAGCAGTCTGCGCAGAGTACTTAAAAAGCCAACCACTTGTGCGCAttaacccaaattctattttaaaaatacttgagagaaatttatcatatatatctTAGAACTGAATCtatagtggttgacaagtaaataaaacaaaccaattatattcataaatcaTTGGCGTCgtcagataaaatttattgggGGGACCATACTTCAcgtttcttaagaaaaatatcacccTTGcccttattaattatatatatatatatatatatatatataataagaataCAACTCTAATGAATGAATAAACTCTGCATCATAGAATCAAGAAACATCTTGATTCTATGATGCAGAGTGGTCCGTAATCAACTTcctcatatataattttagaatcatctttaagaattaagtttaaaaaactatgcCAATTTGGAATAGCAAACTACCATTTAAAAGCGGGAAAAAACGATAAGAAAATTGTAAGAATCACTATTAAGATAAACGGAATTGAAACTTTCAAACCAGTTAGATTGCCGAAATAAGTTTGAAGTGTCTCAAATAAGTGTCTTTCAATTCCTCTATGTTTTTTCGGCAActgaacataaatttttggtcatgttttgattttcttttttttcccctgaaatatcaatttgtgatccttttttttttacttcatttgtgACAAGAATTCTAGAAATTTATCGAAGGAGTTGTCTTTACGGAGCATCAAGTGTAcaattctgtgaaaaaaatactattgaatgcacagaaaattacaaatcaaaCAATCTATAATgaaatacaacataaaatactgtctgagtaaaaattttcagactAGAGCAAACGTTTGAGAAatcgaaaaatacaatttaaatcccttttatttaattcttattaagtatattattaagagtattattaagtatattatattattaagtatattattagtttcttaataaattaagtatattattaagaaataacgCTACAAACAAGATTtgcaattatgtaaaattatgtagaaaaaatttttaagatcaaaattagtattttagcCTGAGTAAAAACTTAAAGGCTACcagtaatttttagaaataaatataattaaaaaatactatggCTACTACGACGATTGAAAAACACTTCTATTTGCAAATTTGCCATGAATTCTtgctatgtattttttattgcgttttttagaagttttggTGGCAAAGGTAAAGAGATTAACTGATCATGAAAAGAACCGATCGAagctttttcttcaataaatattcgTGCTATTGCGATGATAATGATAGGTAGTTCAAGATCAAagacaataatataaaacatatacCTAACTTTGTTAGAAACTAGTTTCTTCTATGAAAACTAGAATAGTAGAagtaattcgaaaaaaaaaagactcttaCACAGGcttctcaatttttatattttttaaatattatttttttcatgttgacTTCAATTGAAACCCTAATTTTGTGCCgtaccacttttttcagataattacaaaattagaaatcCTGTTTGTTGCGTTACctcttaacaattttaaaattaattataaaataatatttaaatcccttttatttttaaattttttttcactggtctttaagtttttattcaaattataattatgcaaaaattaaaattatacaaaatttgaattttattcaaacattagGTTAGCACATTGATCTAACGGAAATTTCTTGGAaagagcaacaaataataataaataattttttttaattattttaactttattaattgctttGGTACACGCTTGTGCATGTTGATTAACAtcgatttattaattatttattttcctattttctaCCCCATGCGCTGAACTGGTATTCGGcttgtaaatgaataaaaaatttaaactgggGAGTTTTACCGGATGATGCAGATGTAACTGTGCAATGTGAAGGTGTGATTCAAAATGGGAATCAGTAGAATAAGcagtaaatacaattattacattaatatcaattaaaaattgagttgTGGTGAGTCATAAGTTTGTAATTTACTTCAGGCGAGGAAATATATTTGTCCTCAAAAACTGCCTTGAGAGCTGGGCTTGTTAGTCTAAAAtagctaaatgtttttttaataaaaatactatttatttcaattatagtaGCAtactaaagataaaaaaaagaacagagttcagtaagttaaatttttgctatataGGCAGAAACTGCAGAATAGTGCATGATAACAACATTtcgacaaataaatattttatttattgataatttctatttttactttccatttttttattaaatgattatttcttctttttctaatgcattttttataaaaaagcattatttaaaaacaaaatttcatcaattttatttttaacttttgaacctttcatatttttgtattctgtGTTTGATTACTATATAATGTATGAAATACTGCAAATTTAttctatgattaaaaaataaattgtatcatAGAAACgactaaaactttataaattgataatactttaaacttttttgatatttttaactaattaaaagatttagccCCTGAGAGACATTTGAttgatacattatttattacaatactatatattaaataattaaaaaaattaaaaatatgtaaaaattaaaacatataaagtattaaaaatatatgaagtaaTCATGTGTGAcatatcatttttatgtatcacgtatgttcctttttcaaaagtctcaattgaaaaataagcataatttctttaaataatacattgagGTAAAAGTAAAGTTACTTAAATCCAATATGCACAGtgtcttaaaaatatagttttattttgaaaagaacattttgtctgttaaagttttttatgagaatgacatgaaatttataaatgcataatattatGCCATGTAATCCTACGTGATAAAACAATCATGAATGAGATAAATTTTGGGGggcatattttaacattttaaattgtagtcgaatgttttttaaaaaaaatgtaagaaaaaaaaagaagaaaaaaaaaatttgataaattctaGAATATTAAAGCAGTTTTAAGTTTAGCCATTTTCTCATCTTGTTCCGGttcaaaacgttttaaaaatcgaaattgttgtctttagaaaggaaaataaaattttattcagttaattgACAGAACTAtagtattcatattttgaagaaatggtaaattataataattgtgatgggaaaaatttttatgcccattttatttaatgtatttatctCCTTGTTATTTTCAAGCAAAGAAACAGACAAGATGAGATATTTTTGGTTTTCTTGGATCGCATGATTTATTTTGGTAACCATAAAAACTTGATATAAATGtacacgaaaaaataaaaaagacaacaCATAGAACTCTTATTTTCCTTCCTCTATCGGCAGTATTTATagtttcagtattaaaattttaaaaattaatacttttaattcagaaaaaatatttgttgaaaataccaaattatgaaaatgttgattagcacaaaataattactttaaaaatcccatattattttgataaaacaaaataaataaaattatatgaagtaATCATTAAAACTCATACAATAAATTGAGTTTAACATTTTGTcccattcttaaaaaaaatatttttattagtttttttttaccgtaataaaattatatgaatttttttaggaaacttttgcatttaaagtaattcttcattgttttaattagtttaaatgcaAGTtagtgataattatttatatttgaacataaataatcaatgtttatataattttgtttaattaaaaatttttattaatttcataaatgtcCTTATAAACATAAACGTGacattaaatttctgaatgaaaacaAAGTTATAGAAAGGTCATTAAAATTCTAAGTTtcgatttataatttcaaaaattaaaaagttacattgattttacaaatataaataaaaagtagctCCGTgcgttcaaaataaattcatgcgCAATGAACAGTAAAACCATGAAATGATGtactgtataaataaatttaatatacaaactataaaacaattcttgcaaacatataataataaatgtattagtaAGTGATTTAATGCAAACATTTGCTTACCTCCccagaatttatttaatgacttcTTATTATTCAAcgataaacattattaaaaaaactttaaataaactttatttaaaaaaataacaactaataatttaagttaaaacaattaaaacaaaatataaaagtaaacagaattactacttatatttatcaaaatttcgaaCTGACTGGAAATGTCTAGCTTAAATAATGATGGAATAACACTGTGAGCGCTTATACGTAAGAGAAGATTTAGAATGATTCTATTTCAgagaaattttcttaacaaaaccACCAAAAAAACCCcccaaaaaatggaaaatgtcTACAAGAATCTCCCCCTACTGAAATCCCCCCTAGAAATTCTAGATAATTGCCTGTTTGAGACAATTTATGAATAGGTAGGGGTCTGTtgatatttgacattttaaaaaagaggacAAAAGAGCCCAGGGCCATAAATACGATaaagataagttaaaaatgctAACCATTTTCCCGTATCCTAAACTAAGGCGGCTATTTTTGGGTATCAAATGACTATGTGTGTTATGTTGAGGGAGAATCGTCTTTATCAGTTAACAGTGAGAAGGAAAGGNataaatgaaaaaaaaaaaatttgacatatatttgctaccactttctaatttttattagatttcatattaaattgttCTTTCTCTACTTGGTTTGctttcatagtggtctgatcagactacctacaaaaaaccttgtggaggctttcagttatagaaGGCGTTGATAGACCACCTTTACGTTGAATTCCATTTCTCATACATCGAGATGGGCcgggaatttttttcccctccctTTTATGTGCTTAAGTTAGGTCCATCTTGAGCAGATTCATTATCGTTACTAGGTTTACTAGTACAAAGATCCTAAATTACTTAACAGTAGAAATCTACTTACTCTGTTGTTCCAAAAATGCCATTTAGGGAGAATTTGCAGAATGGCCTGACGATACATCGtatataatttcagataaattttccACACAACTTTTTCACTAAACCAAGTATACACTAGttttctaaatagaaaaaagatttattagtAAGCAAACACTATGTAGAAATTACAAGACTTTATAGCCTTAccttattaatttgtaaagtaaACTCTCGATCAACCAGATTATCCCGAATGATACGTAAAATTGCGGCAACTAAAATTTACGCCTACCTTGAATTACATTATGACAAATTATACTTGATGAATTGGCGCAGAAACAATTTAACTAATaatctttaaatgcattttagacaaagtattttttctctGTTCCAATTAATCAAGAGAATTGTGTTAATAAAAGTGTAGGGAAGGCAAGGTTAGTCTGGTTGGTAAGGCACTGGAcctatgtccaagagttcgtcgGTTCGAACCctgccagccgaagactccccgtgcagtaaatTGTGACCgttgtacgttaaatctgtcgagtcacaaagtcctccatgttcccaaaacaaattaaacctctgggggtactgatccaggagtttccttgtcttctggattgattcaaaattacaaaggctactgagttgaacattagtagtcgtaaacacaaaattgagtcagctgttcaacattattaaatctaacattatcattaaaaagcattattaaatcttaaattttgtaaattattatatcataCTTAAATTGCGttgcgtaaaaataaattttattttaagctcttgagaaaaatacatttttgctaaattaaattttatgcaattaacaaTTACTTAtcgtttaaaagttaatttactaaagttaatttgaataaaatatcatttgagaACCAGATTCGGAgcatgttaagaaaaataaaattagtaatcataaatcattttaagaatcaatataaaatcatcaatgctacaattaaaatatacccCGAGTTGGTTTTCAACACTACTTCTTTATGTTACAttaatcatttactttttcaaagtaaaatcaGTAGGTAAATTAAGATACACATGATTATACAAAAGATATAtaaggcaaaaataatttaataatacctGGAGTGgagtgagttaaaaaaatatgtgcacGTGGGGAAAAATGTGCAcgtggagggaaaaaaaaactaaataattatcgTGTTACTTGTTagatcaaatttagaaaaacattattattcattaaaatgttgaattacCTAGGCATTtattaaagaagaatttaaaaaaataaattaaagtaatttacatTTCGGCGGCCTCTAAAATCGGCGATGGATCCACCGCTCACGACCTGTTCACGTACAGCTCTCGCTTTGGACTGCTAGCAAAAAGAGGGCAGGCAGCCTACTACAAATTTTTGATTGGTCTAACACGTTGCTACATCATGCTTTAGTTGTCGAACGGGTTGCATGCGTCAGAGGGGGAgaagtttctctaaaatgtaaaagttaattATCCACTCTAAGCAAAAATATTCTCTCACTCCATTACTAGAATAATACAAAAAGTTTATTCTTGATTAccacatattattttaactctGCGAGGCATATATGGCCTGCCGATAtaacataagaaaatttatatctgGCAATTAGATACTTACACTTCATGAAGATGATAACAGGTACCGAAACATGTGGTCTGAGACGTCATTGACAGctaatttataagcaaaatggtgCGTTAAAATTTAGCTTCTTCACCTGttaagaatgttaattaacatgaagttaattaaatagaacGTCGTATtacacatcgaatttgttgaaatatatttctttctagtTTACTTCTTTCACTCAACTTTGAGTTATTATATGTTTATCTATTGTATTGTAAGCATAATATATTGCATTGTTACTTTGATGCAAAATTATTCTGTTTATGTTGTACATGGCTTTGTGTCTGTTATTGTATTAAGTAAGAAATAcgtagaaaaagaaatgaactcTTTGTGAAAggatatagaatgtgtcacctGAGAAAATCAATACTCGACGGcatggcttactcgaaataaaatggaaaggaCAGTTGCAAACATAAGCAAATGCCTCATTTCATTGACCAAGCAGATTGAGACACCCACGATGCGTCACTTTCCGTGCGGTTATACCATTGAACTTAAACCAATACTTATTACGATTTTTCGCTAGTGATTCGCTCTAGTCTCACTTTCTCGATTATCACAATCGACTTATCTGCCTGCACAAGTAAAATCGAAAACCTACACTGGCATTAGACTTATCGTCAATGTTGgcaagaacagaaaaaaaatcctcgTAAAACGGGGTAATAAACGCACACCAAACAGGTTTGGCACGGTAattaccatggtttttaccctctatataaaaaaaaaattccccccTGTTTTCTAAAGGGAAACATTTTTCCCATcctcagaaatttattttattgtttctgcTATATCTGTAAACATTCTAAAAGCGTACATAAAAGTAGTACTAAAACAAGAATTCATAACGTAgttcaaatatcttttattaaacattgcagtataatatatgatcattttaataacttaagttctaaaatttttagcaaGGATCAAAATTCGTATTCCTAATAGAACATATTTTGtcctttttaacttttttttctgccatAGAGCCCTATTATTATTCCTTTATActacttaatataaaaagtatgacaAATAATAAGATACTGTTCAAAATGCTTATattagatttagaaaaaatatgtttgtaagAGGTTAAATATTACTAGCTTTTCGctgttgcaaaaaatttttttgtatgtttaagTGACCAATATATACTAAGCGAACAATTTGTACGTGTTATGTTTAAGTAAGCAATGTGCTGTTATTCCCAGGGAAGGATTGCTAGgaagtctttttctttttaataccgCCAGATGGCgttcttttcaaatttgtatgtaTTTGTTTGCTCTTTGTTAATAAACCTTTACTTTCTGTTTGAGTCTCGATCTCCACGGACTACAGTTGGTAGCAGAGCGTGGTTCTGAGAATTAGGGCGCagtaaaaattttcactaaGTTTCGTCGTGATTTACATCTTGAGATTCCACAATGAATAGGGATCTGCCGAGTATTCCACTGTGTAACAGTGACAACTTCTATCAGTGGTATATTAAAGTTAAGG contains:
- the LOC107441831 gene encoding uncharacterized protein isoform X3 is translated as MPRKLVYTWFSEKVVWKIYLKLYTMYRQAILQILPKWHFWNNRVCFSDMRLKEKFQKTLKVIKENNRAQKFCGILINAKEVTQESNCISLHPPVEFSLNKDELEAHSIICELKEVIHKDKPEYILIDTILKALRNSSNETRQQLISLLFSIDTVNFLNPKIQSSKEYLKYFISDVECFFRNANKLNLIRILDTRGALKLVEARLFDHYEGNILNDGTISIRHSICYLHSIVSNLIFEEGKHSDDHNREIEALMSDAASLISTRLLLLNSASKSIIEKCLLARRSSLAIDRDDFDLEEFYLRQFRDCYNFLDVVNMNFFVIFL
- the LOC107441831 gene encoding uncharacterized protein isoform X1 gives rise to the protein MTSQTTCFGTCYHLHEVKLVYTWFSEKVVWKIYLKLYTMYRQAILQILPKWHFWNNRVCFSDMRLKEKFQKTLKVIKENNRAQKFCGILINAKEVTQESNCISLHPPVEFSLNKDELEAHSIICELKEVIHKDKPEYILIDTILKALRNSSNETRQQLISLLFSIDTVNFLNPKIQSSKEYLKYFISDVECFFRNANKLNLIRILDTRGALKLVEARLFDHYEGNILNDGTISIRHSICYLHSIVSNLIFEEGKHSDDHNREIEALMSDAASLISTRLLLLNSASKSIIEKCLLARRSSLAIDRDDFDLEEFYLRQFRDCYNFLDVVNMNFFVIFL
- the LOC107441831 gene encoding uncharacterized protein isoform X4, whose amino-acid sequence is MYRQAILQILPKWHFWNNRVCFSDMRLKEKFQKTLKVIKENNRAQKFCGILINAKEVTQESNCISLHPPVEFSLNKDELEAHSIICELKEVIHKDKPEYILIDTILKALRNSSNETRQQLISLLFSIDTVNFLNPKIQSSKEYLKYFISDVECFFRNANKLNLIRILDTRGALKLVEARLFDHYEGNILNDGTISIRHSICYLHSIVSNLIFEEGKHSDDHNREIEALMSDAASLISTRLLLLNSASKSIIEKCLLARRSSLAIDRDDFDLEEFYLRQFRDCYNFLDVYYLIL
- the LOC107441831 gene encoding uncharacterized protein isoform X2, producing the protein MTSQTTCFGTCYHLHEVKLVYTWFSEKVVWKIYLKLYTMYRQAILQILPKWHFWNNRVCFSDMRLKEKFQKTLKVIKENNRAQKFCGILINAKEVTQESNCISLHPPVEFSLNKDELEAHSIICELKEVIHKDKPEYILIDTILKALRNSSNETRQQLISLLFSIDTVNFLNPKIQSSKEYLKYFISDVECFFRNANKLNLIRILDTRGALKLVEARLFDHYEGNILNDGTISIRHSICYLHSIVSNLIFEEGKHSDDHNREIEALMSDAASLISTRLLLLNSASKSIIEKCLLARRSSLAIDRDDFDLEEFYLRQFRDCYNFLDVYYLIL